Proteins encoded together in one Ipomoea triloba cultivar NCNSP0323 chromosome 4, ASM357664v1 window:
- the LOC116016599 gene encoding protein TIME FOR COFFEE isoform X3 has product MDRNREARRAGMVASSNGISRRRHRTNSLRDSPDEDVAVEFSESVRLRERVKKDRDRDRERERDRDRERERERSSRSKRRRGDDSSQESVNDDEDEEDEDTTAHVHHQLHHSSNAGGGGGVRLLPPNPSAAAAAAAAATSVTNHHHHSSSTNSHHQHHQQLQHRKTFPPSAGKPFRAAPVWKSGNEMMDVPVPRKARSVHPKRSHDWISSGSGGSCGVGDQIHRQASTSPVRQGPVSTSTPSPAPPLSPSSSNASGRRKIKANGSKQRPPPKSSSKSTSSNNPEELEIEIAEVLYGLMTQSQAPLKKEIASNDTREVNNRSCADTKSRVSSPVSGSPSPAILPSVPNSSSAAPFSAVAPKRKRPRQVSENQGSASVRSSPSSASAKAEMDQTMKAEVSSSPNFEKTPVQNGGGSLLYGLGSSINSQSDPTAEPMKVESEIKPPATEQAPESGDLAGKEEEVVVSSPKKESPPSASASAEDSKAMADSVTTKPSTVSEVEEGQREEKKIQIDLMAPPPPLLRSSPEREGSATMDIKTIASESLPERAAVKHNEEDEKMEEKTVEEEKKMKAVEEAEAPPQKRTESSSSKGKDNIGVQLDLEKLQRGDNNSKLHQHHHPLLKSNNEEHPEKANQSSSFPLPPMSLAGWPGAAAAGAAAAAAGLPPMGYMAPLQGVVTMDGSSVPTPPLQPTFSQPRPKRCATHCYIARNIHLYQQFTKMNPFWLPTAAAAAASSAASLFVSKAACNLNVVPTPADLHGNIGGRGVNSGPDNKGGHGGVAIFPGLAAGGGKDKGSQPPTLPDHPAQRKQQQILLQQALPPPIAPNNLLPGHTFIFPLNQQQQQAAAATSAARPGPAKSPANAASNASNSAATGTATTGGAPAAISFSYPNMPPNETPYLAILQNNAYFPIAAVGPPLNYRATHPPSLPMFNGSFCPSQMIHHPSQLHHHHHQQQQQQPQQPTPSSQSQQQMQQNTSISSGSSSSHKLLQNHQQKQRSQGGGGGGVINGSSGSGNLHNFPASNSKTHPPHQPQQLPHGRHIENELGSEDNPPSTAESQGSRVPVNMYSNQNCVMPIHPSNFNLMTPPTAGVLCATSVSGNQSEKKQQQQQGIKPGTESMQPQSFSMSFTSINGASAPGIDISSSMAQANAAIFQNFTEASRQNLHIAAAVAAAAQPKKNYRDESRGGSGDPTTSADDERKGGSAGKGPATVGQSITFSRSDVADASGSKLAANGIDSSRSISLASASGWTARAAAIPTSMGSNAQLQAQLQHKQQQQMAQLQMQQQHQLAAVVARSKAPPTSNGIVYSEHSNPPTSVGMKFPNTISAFPQNLVQTSSNGSPVHSPQWKGSGKTSSSSQVASTTPSSLKSISHQHQQQQQQQQQMRIQPNHTQISFVAANQKSSTTTTSQGQHPSNSNQSQSSSMVIGSPTTTSSISKGASGSPRTTSASMNNKMDHQTPLVVQQGKASVSNPNQKSSSPASGRNVPSILGNNPHISTSSSVSKTQVQQHLAKGIQQSQLFFSSPYAQAQPSSHSVSSSSSSAPATSGYYIQTRRPEQQQPSGSTMAPTTSSTAGMLTLCPVTLGGGNTSDPAKAIAAAAAAAASNVRGGGGLPSQSILHTAQFAAAASSGSSQHQIFPAGFSYVQPPVPTVVQVKPPPEQKQPAA; this is encoded by the exons ATGGACCGTAACCGAGAGGCTAGAAGAGCCGGTATGGTGGCCTCTTCCAATGGCATATCCAGACGGAGACATAGAACTAACAGTCTTCGAGACTCCCCAG atgaaGATGTGGCGGTGGAGTTTTCGGAATCGGTGAGATTAAGGGAGAGAGTGAAGAAGGATCGAGATCGGGATCGAGAGCGCGAGAGAGACagagatagagagagggagagggagcgTTCGAGCAGGAGTAAAAGGAGGAGAGGCGATGATAGTTCTCAGGAAAGTGTGAACGATGATGAAGATGAGGAGGATGAGGATACCACCGCCCACGTCCACCACCAACTCCACCACAGTAGCAACGCCGGTGGTGGAGGAGGAGTGAGGTTATTGCCGCCGAATCCATCGGCGGCTGCGGCTGCAGCGGCGGCGGCGACTTCCGTTACGAACCACCATCACCATAGCAGTAGCACCAACAGCCATCACCAGCACCACCAACAGCTTCAGCACCGTAAGACTTTTCCTCCGAGCGCCGGAAAGCCTTTCAGGGCGGCGCCCGTGTGGAAATCCGGCAATGAAATGATGGACGTTCCAGTCCCCAGAAAAGCTCGCTCAG tCCATCCCAAGAGGTCACACGATTGGATTTCAAGCGGCAGCGGCGGTAGTTGTGGAGTCGGGGATCAAATTCACCGTCAGGCTTCGACTTCGCCGGTGAGACAGGGTCCGGTTTCAACTTCGACGCCTTCGCCGGCACCTCCATTGTCGCCGTCGTCATCCAATGCTTCGGGGCGTAGAAAGATT AAGGCTAATGGGTCGAAGCAGAGACCGCCGCCGAAATCCTCGTCCAAATCGACTTCTTCCAACAACCCTGAGGAGCTGGAGATTGAGATTGCGGAGGTTTTGTATGGGTTGATGACTCAGTCACAAGCTCCTTTGAAGAAAGAAATTGCATCTAACGATACCAGAGAAGTAAACAACAGATCCTGTGCCGATACTAAATCCCGTGTCTCATCGCCGGTTTCCGGCTCTCCGTCGCCGGCGATTTTGCCTTCGGTGCCCAACTCCTCGTCGGCAGCTCCCTTTTCGGCTGTTG CTCCGAAGAGGAAGAGACCAAGGCAGGTTTCGGAGAATCAGGGCAGCGCTAGCGTTCGGAGCAGTCCGTCATCGGCTTCTGCTAAAGCAGAGATGGATCAGACGATGAAGGCGGAGgtttcttcttccccaaatttcGAGAAAACACCAGTTCAAAATGGTGGTGGCTCTTTGTTATATGGTTTGGGCAGTTCAATCAATTCACAATCAGATCCGACGGCGGAGCCGATGAAGGTGGAATCGGAAATCAAGCCGCCGGCGACGGAGCAAGCGCCGGAAAGTGGAGATTTGGCCGGAAAGGAGGAGGAGGTGGTGGTGAGCTCTCCGAAGAAGGAATCACCTCCTTCTGCTTCTGCTTCTGCCGAGGACTCGAAAGCGATGGCTGATTCTGTAACCACCAAACC CTCAACTGTGTCAGAGGTGGAAGAAGGGCAGAGAGAGGAGAAGAAGATCCAGATAGATCTGATG GCTCCGCCGCCTCCACTGTTGAGATCTTCACCGGAGAGGGAAGGCTCTGCTACAATGGATATCAAGACAATTGCATCCGAGTCTTTGCCA GAAAGGGCTGCTGTGAAGCACAATgaggaagatgagaaaatggaggaaaagactgtggaagaagagaaaaagatGAAAGCAGTAGAAGAAGCAGAAGCACCACCCCAGAAAAGAACTGAAAGTAGTAGTAGTAAGGGCAAGGATAATATTGGTGTTCAGCTGGATTTAGAAAAGCTGCAAAGGGGGGATAATAATAGTAAACTTCATCAACACCACCATCCACTGCTTAAAAGTAACAATGAAGAACATCCAGAGAAAGCTA ATCAATCAAGTTCCTTCCCTTTGCCCCCGATGTCATTGGCTGGCTGGCCtggtgctgctgctgctggcgccgctgctgctgctgctgggcTTCCTCCAATGGG ATACATGGCACCCCTTCAAGGAGTTGTGACAATGGATGGGAGCTCTGTTCCCACACCACCATTGCAG CCAACATTTTCTCAACCGCGGCCAAAAAGATGTGCGACGCATTGCTACATTGCTAGGAATATACACTTGTATCAACAGTTCACCAAAATGAATCCCTTCTGGCTGCCAACTGCTGCTGCCGCTGCTGCTAGCTCTGCTGCGTCCTTGTTTGTTTCAAAGGCGGCGTGTAATCTTAATGTTGTCCCCACACCGGCAGATCTTCATGGAAACATCGGTGGGAGGGGCGTAAATTCTGGTCCAGATAATAAGGGGGGGCACGGGGGTGTTGCTATTTTCCCTGGTCTTGCTGCTGGTGGTGGTAAAGACAAAGGCTCTCAACCACCCACCCTTCCAGATCATCCTGCTCAGAGAAAACAGCAGCAGATTTTGTTGCAGCAAGCATTACCACCCCCTATTGCACCCAACAATCTACTG CCTGGGCACACTTTCATCTTCCCTTTGAATCAGCAGCAGCAACAAGCAGCAGCCGCAACTTCCGCAGCTCGACCTGGGCCTGCAAAGTCCCCTGCAAACGCTGCCTCAAATGCGTCGAATTCTGCTGCAACTGGTACTGCTACCACTGGAGGAGCTCCAGCTGCAATTAGCTTCAGCTACCCGAATATGCCGCCAAATGAAACTCCATACTTGGCGATCCTACAAAATAATGCATATTTTCCAATAGCAGCTGTTGGTCCACCGCTCAATTACAGAGCAACTCATCCTCCGTCCTTGCCAATGTTTAATGGCTCTTTCTGTCCTTCTCAGATGATCCATCATCCATCAcagcttcatcatcatcatcatcagcaacagcaacagcagccACAGCAGCCTACTCCAAGTTCACAATCCCAGCAGCAAATGCAGCAAAATACCAGCATCTCAAGTGGTTCCTCTTCATCCCATAAGCTTCTCCAAAACCACCAGCAAAAGCAGCGGTCCcaaggtggtggtggtggtggtgttattAATGGAAGCAGTGGAAGTGGGAACTTGCACAACTTCCCTGCCTCAAACTCAAAGACCCATCCACCTCATCAGCCCCAGCAACTCCCACATGGACGCCATATCGAGAATGAGCTAGGTAGTGAAGATAACCCCCCATCAACTGCTGAGAGCCAAGGATCTCGTGTGCCAGTTAACATGTATAGCAACCAAAATTGTGTGATGCCAATCCATCCCTCAAATTTCAATCTGATGACTCCACCTACTGCCGGTGTTTTATGTGCTACAAGTGTAAGTGGAAATCAAAGTGAGAAGAAGCAGCAACAACAGCAGGGAATTAAACCTGGAACAGAATCAATGCAACCCCAATCTTTTTCTATGTCATTTACTTCAATTAATGGGGCTTCTGCTCCTGGAATCGATATATCATCGTCTATGGCACAGGCTAATGCTGCTATTTTTCAGAATTTCACTGAGGCTTCAAGGCAAAATTTGCATATAGCGGCAGCAGTTGCTGCTGCTGCTCAGCCTAAGAAAAACTACAGAGATGAGAGTAGAGGTGGATCCGGTGATCCAACTACTAGTGCTGATGATGAGAGAAAGGGGGGTTCGGCAGGGAAGGGTCCTGCTACTGTTGGACAGTCTATTACATTCTCAAGGTCTGACGTTGCGGATGCTTCAGGATCTAAACTTGCAGCAAATGGTATTGATAGCTCAAGATCCATATCTCTTGCATCTGCTTCTGGTTGGACTGCACGGGCTGCTGCAATACCAACCTCCATGGGGTCAAATGCTCAGTTACAAGCTCAACTACAACATAAGCAGCAGCAGCAAATGGCTCAACTCCAGATGCAGCAGCAACATCAGTTAGCTGCAGTTGTTGCTAGAAGTAAAGCACCTCCTACGAGTAATGGCATTGTGTATTCTGAGCATTCGAATCCACCAACCTCGGTTGGTATGAAGTTCCCCAACACAATCTCTGCGTTTCCACAAAATCTTGTTCAAACAAGTAGCAATGGTAGTCCTGTGCACTCTCCTCAGTGGAAAGGATCTGGAAAAACGTCGTCTTCCTCCCAAGTGGCATCAACCACACCGTCGTCTCTCAAAAGCATCTCCCACCAgcaccagcagcagcagcagcaacaacagcaGATGAGAATCCAACCAAACCACACTCAAATATCTTTTGTGGCGGCGAATCAGAAATCATCGACGACGACAACTTCACAAGGACAACACCCCTCAAACAGTAATCAGTCACAATCTTCCTCAATGGTGATTGGCTCTCCAACTACTACTTCCTCTATCTCAAAGGGTGCCAGTGGAAGCCCAAGAACCACTTCTGCTTCGATGAATAATAAAATGGACCACCAAACTCCATTGGTAGTACAACAGGGGAAAGCATCAGTGTCAAACCCCAACCAGAAGTCGTCATCTCCGGCAAGTGGGAGGAATGTTCCATCAATTCTTGGAAACAACCCTCATATTTCTACCTCAAGCAGTGTAAGCAAAACTCAAGTACAGCAGCATTTAGCAAAAGGCATACAACAATCTCAACTCTTCTTCTCAAGTCCTTATGCGCAAGCACAACCTTCTTCACATTCTGTGAGTTCGAGTTCGAGTTCTGCTCCAGCTACTAGTGGGTATTATATTCAGACAAGACGACCAGAACAGCAACAGCCTTCAGGCTCGACGATGGCACCAACAACATCCTCAACGGCTGGGATGTTGACTTTGTGCCCCGTTACTCTCGGTGGTGGAAACACTTCTGATCCTGCGAAAGCAATTGCAGCAGCAGCCGCTGCTGCTGCTAGCAACGTGAGAGGTGGTGGTGGGTTGCCATCGCAAAGCATTCTCCATACCGCCCAATTTGCAGCAGCAGCATCATCTGGTAGTAGTCAGCATCAGATTTTTCCGGCTGGTTTCTCTTATGTTCAACCTCCTGTCCCTACTGTGGTTCAGGTGAAGCCTCCACCGGAGCAGAAACAGCCTGCTG CCTGA